One window of the Trifolium pratense cultivar HEN17-A07 linkage group LG2, ARS_RC_1.1, whole genome shotgun sequence genome contains the following:
- the LOC123909833 gene encoding E3 ubiquitin-protein ligase AIRP2-like — protein sequence MALIPYYLSRLPYQDSLQILEADIQQANALAAAIPRARGGTLIKMKLVCNQLAPLVLLFLQWMDCSCAGFLHSYLSLFHILIYKEPNDGRSIMSTRGRKATIKDFYAVILPSLQRLHGSFDDKLETCEDGKTCLEGSSCGNKVIEGDGKLTNVDLQREDECGICLEPCTKMVLPNCCHAMCIKCYRKWNRKSESCPFCRGSLRRVNSEDLWVLTCDEDVVDTETVSKEDLLRFYLYINKLPKDSPDALFLMYYEYLI from the exons ATGGCACTCATACCATACTACCTTTCTCGGTTACCTTATCAGGATTCCCTCCAAATACTTGAGGCTGATATTCAACAAGCTAATGCTTT GGCTGCTGCAATTCCAAGAGCTAGAGGAGGGACTCTTATTAAAATGAAATTGGTTTGCAATCAATTGGCTCCTCTTGTTTTGTTGTTTCTCCAATGGATGGATTGTTCTTGTGCTGGCTTTTTGCACAGTTATCTCAGCCTCTTTCACATACTTATATACAAA GAACCAAATGATGGTAGATCAATCATGTCTACTCGTGGTAGGAAAGCAACCATCAAGGACTTTTATG CCGTTATATTACCGTCTCTTCAACGACTTCACGGTAGCTTTGATGACAAGTTGGAAACTTGTGAAGATGGGAAGACGTGTTTAGAAGGTTCAAGTTGTGGTAATAAGGTAATTGAAGGAGATGGGAAACTAACAAATGTTGATTTGCAAAGAGAAGATGAATGTGGGATTTGCTTAGAGCCTTGTACCAAAATGGTTTTGCCTAATTGCTGTCACGCCATGTGCATCAAATGCTACCGCAAGTG GAACAGAAAGTCAGAGTCTTGTCCTTTTTGCCGCGGTAGCTTGAGGAGGGTTAATTCGGAGGATCTATGGGTATTAACTTGTGATGAAGatgttgttgatactgaaaCAGTTTCTAAAGAGGACTTGTTGCGTTTTTACCTCTATATCAACAAACTTCCCAAAGATAGCCCAGATGCACTTTTCCTAATGTATTATGAATACCtgatttga
- the LOC123904924 gene encoding uncharacterized protein LOC123904924, whose amino-acid sequence MAMVAKQAWKILQSPDTLVARLIKARWSIGGGDKIHVMSDPWLRGNGERWIPSPQPEGMYNLLVRDLMIDNYKAWNVTKIRMLFPVQVVERIIATPLIGSVYVDKMVWEEERNGCYSVKSGYKLAMKCIFRNDKYHVKGNWKEIWKAHAPHKARHLLWRLCRGCIPTRRRLLERHVDCDVHCPLCEDEVEDDVHAFFTCASAQSSWQAAGLSSVLGSAACQQGSAADRMFALCRNEDYATIGRVAMLLWSIWHNRNDKIWNDNVRSPNQVGRAAFDQWNEWIAVHKLRSNDDHDVPLASTIRWEKPRIGWLKCNVDAAFFVGAGRTAMGACFRNNSGEFMAGITQWQQLTLSTEEGEAWALLQAMNDAKSRGFESVQFESDSQVLVDAIRTKW is encoded by the exons ATGGCTATGGTAGCGAAACAAGCATGGAAAATTTTACAAAGTCCAGATACATTGGTGGCTAGACTTATTAAAGCAAG GTGGAGTATTGGTGGTGGTGACAAGATACACGTCATGTCGGATCCTTGGTTACGTGGGAATGGGGAACGCTGGATTCCTTCGCCTCAACCTGAAGGAATGTATAACTTACTTGTTAGGGACCTGATGATAGATAATTATAAAGCTTGGAATGTGACTAAAATTCGCATGTTATTCCCAGTCCAGGTGGTAGAGAGGATTATTGCGACACCTCTCATTGGGTCGGTTTATGTGGATAAAATGGTTTGGGAGGAGGAACGAAATGGGTGTTACTCTGTTAAATCCGGGTACAAGCTTGCTATGAAGTGTATTTTCCGTAATGATAAATACCATGTGAAAGGTAAttggaaagaaatatggaaagCGCATGCTCCACATAAAGCGCGTCATCTTCTTTGGCGGTTATGTAGGGGATGTATTCCAACGAGGCGTCGGTTATTAGAACGTCATGTCGATTGTGATGTTCATTGTCCATTATGTGAAGATGAGGTGGAAGATGATGTACACGCTTTTTTCACCTGCGCCTCTGCTCAATCTAGTTGGCAAGCAGCTGGATTATCATCTGTCTTGGGTTCCGCAGCTTGTCAGCAAGGTAGTGCGGCGGATAGAATGTTTGCCTTGTGTCGGAATGAGGATTACGCTACTATAGGTAGAGTGGCTATGCTGTTATGGAGTATATGGCATAACcggaatgataaaatttggaacGATAATGTTAGAAGCCCAAATCAAGTTGGCCGGGCTGCGTTTGATCAGTGGAACGAGTGGATTGCCGTCCATAAATTGCGAAGTAACGATGATCATGATGTTCCGCTTGCCAGTACCATTCGGTGGGAAAAGCCTCGTATAGGATGGTTAaagtgcaatgtagatgcaGCATTTTTTGTCGGTGCAGGTAGGACCGCGATGGGTGCTTGTTTTCGTAATAATTCTGGTGAGTTTATGGCTGGAATCACGCAGTGGCAGCAACTGACCTTATCAACAGAGGAGGGTGAAGCATGGGCACTATTGCAAGCTATGAATGACGCTAAGAGTAGGGGTTTTGAAAGCGTCcagtttgaaagtgactctcaagtgttggttgatgctattcgtACCAAATGGTGA